A stretch of Hippoglossus hippoglossus isolate fHipHip1 chromosome 20, fHipHip1.pri, whole genome shotgun sequence DNA encodes these proteins:
- the pfkpa gene encoding ATP-dependent 6-phosphofructokinase, platelet type isoform X4 produces the protein MAQPDTKKIFFENLSGAGKAIAVLTSGGDAQGMNAAVRAVVRMGLYVGAKVYFIHEGYQGMVDGGENIKEATWESVSSMLQVGGTVIGSARCKEFRTHEGRLKAAHNLVQYGITNLCVIGGDGSLTGANLFREEWSGLLSELVGQGLIEDEAVQKNSALHIVGMVGSIDNDFCGTDMTIGTDSALHRIIEVVDAIMTTAQSHQRTFVLEVMGRHCGYLALVSALACGADWVLIPEMPPEDGWEDKMCQKLSATRSRGTRLNIIIVAEGALDRHGNSITSSYVKELVVKCLGFDTRVTILGHVQRGGTPSAFDRILASRMGVEAVFALLETTANTPACVVSLCGNQSVRLPLMECVQMTQEVQKAMDEKRFEEAVKLRGRSFENNLKTYKLLAHRKPESELPVSNFNVAVLNVGAPAAGMNAAVRSAVRVGISEGHKMFAVSDGFEGLSKGQIREIKWADVGGWTGQGGSLLGTKRTLPAKHVDKIAEQMRKNNINALLIIGGFEAFLSLLELLTARGKYDEFCVPMVMVPATVSNNVPGSDLSIGADTALNAITTTCDRIKQSASGTKRRVFIIETMGGYCGYLASVGGLAAGADAAYIYEEPFDIRDLQANVEHLTEKMKTSIQRGLVLRNENSNENYTTDFIYQLYSEEGKGVFDCRKNVLGHMQQGGAPSPFDRNFGTKISAKAMQWITKKLVETFRQGRVFANTEDTCCLLGMRRRALVFQPVVQLKGDTDFVHRIPKEQWWLKLRPLMKILAKYKTSYDVSDSGQLEHVVRNRPKESDASGAM, from the exons ATGGCGCAGCCGGACACCAAGAAGATCTTCTTCGAGAACCTGTCGGGCGCGGGCAAAGCCATCGCGGTGCTGACGAGCGGAGGAGATGCTCAAG GGATGAATGCTGCCGTTCGTGCTGTCGTGCGAATGGGGTTATACGTGGGTGCaaaagtttatttcattcatgaG GGATATCAGGGTATGGTGGACGGTGGGGAGAACATAAAGGAAGCCACATGGGAAAGTGTTTCCAGCATGCTACAAGTG GGTGGGACAGTTATTGGCAGCGCCCGCTGCAAAGAGTTCCGCACTCATGAGGGACGCCTGAAGGCTGCTCACAACCTGGTGCAGTACGGCATCACCAACCTCTGTGTGATCGGCGGAGATGGCAGTTTGACCGGAGCCAACCTCTTCAGGGAGGAATGGAGTGGACTGCTGTCGGAGCTGGTCGGCCAAG GTCTGATCGAGGACGAAGCTGTTCAGAAGAACTCCGCCCTCCACATCGTGGGGATGGTCGGCTCCATCGATAACGACTTCTGCGGCACTGACATGACGATCGGCACAGACTCGGCTTTGCACAGAATCATAGAGGTGGTGGACGCAATCATGACAACCGCACAGAG TCACCAGAGGACATTTGTGTTGGAGGTCATGGGCAGACACTGTGG CTACCTGGCCTTAGTGAGCGCCCTCGCTTGTGGGGCAGACTGGGTGTTGATCCCGGAGATGCCCCCAGAGGACGGCTGGGAGGACAAGATGTGTCAGAAACTGTCTGCG ACCCGTTCCAGAGGCACAAGGCTGAACATAATCATAGTTGCAGAGGGAGCCCTAGACAGACACGGGAATTCTATAACCTCTAGTTATGTCAAGGAA CTTGTCGTCAAATGTTTGGGCTTCGACACGCGGGTGACAATTCTGGGTCACGTGCAGAGAGGAGGGACCCCATCTGCTTTTGACCGCATCCTG GCCAGTCGTATGGGTGTGGAGGCTGTTTTTGCCCTGCTAGAGACCACAGCCAACACGCCAGCCTGTGTGGTGTCTCTGTGCGGGAACCAATCGGTGCGTTTGCCTCTGATGGAGTGTGTGCAGATG ACTCAGGAGGTCCAGAAGGCCATGGACGAGAAGCGGTTTGAGGAGGCTGTCAAGCTTCGGGGCAG GAGTTTTGAAAACAACTTGAAGACGTACAAACTTCTGGCTCATCGTAAACCAGAATCTGAACTGCCAGTT AGCAACTTCAATGTGGCAGTGCTGAATGTCGGTGCCCCTGCGGCGGGCATGAATGCTGCGGTGCGTTCGGCTGTCAGGGTGGGCATCTCTGAGGGGCACAAGATGTTCGCCGTCAGCGATGGGTTCGAAGGATTATCTAAGGGACAG ATCAGGGAGATTAAATGGGCTGATGTTGGAGGATGGACGGGACAGGGTGGATCTCTACTGGGAACCAAAAG AACTCTCCCTGCAAAGCATGTTGACAAAATTGCTGAGCAGATGAGAAAGAACAACATTAATGCATTGCTCATAATTGGTGGATTCGAG GCCTTCCTGTCACTGCTGGAATTGTTAACGGCGCGCGGGAAATATGACGAGTTCTGTGTGCCCATGGTCATGGTCCCAGCCACAGTCTCCAACAATGTGCCGGGCTCAGACCTCAGCATTGGCGCTGACACGGCTCTGAACGCCATCACTACT ACTTGTGACCGCATCAAGCAGTCGGCCAGTGGGACCAAGAGACGCGTGTTCATCATTGAGACCATGGGAGGCTACTGTGGCTACCTGGCCAGTGTCGGAGGCCTGGCTGCTGGAGCAGACGCTGCCTACATCTATGAGGAGCCATTTGACATCAGAGACCTGCAG GCCAATGTTGAGCAtctgacagagaaaatgaagacGAGCATTCAAAGAGGACTGGTCCTCAG GAATGAGAACAGTAACGAGAACTACACTACAGACTTCATCTACCAGCTGTATTCTGAAGAAGGGAAGGGAGTGTTTGACTGCAGGAAGAATGTGCTGGGTCACATGCAGCAG GGAGGAGCCCCATCTCCGTTCGACCGTAACTTTGGGACGAAGATCTCGGCCAAGGCGATGCAGTGGATCACCAAGAAGCTGGTTGAGACGTTCAGACAAG GCCGAGTGTTCGCCAACACTGAGGACACCTGCTGTCTGTTGGGGATGCGTCGCAGGGCTCTGGTCTTCCAGCCGGTCGTACAACTCAAGGGCGACACTGACTTTGT CCACAGGATCCCCAAGGAGCAGTGGTGGCTGAAGCTGCGTCCCCTCATGAAGATCTTGGCCAAGTACAAGACGAGCTACGACGTCTCGGACTCCGGTCAGCTGGAGCACGTCGTACGCAACCGTCCCAAAGAGTCGGACGCTTCAGGAGCAATGTGA
- the pfkpa gene encoding ATP-dependent 6-phosphofructokinase, platelet type isoform X2 — MAQPDTKKIFFENLSGAGKAIAVLTSGGDAQGMNAAVRAVVRMGLYVGAKVYFIHEGYQGMVDGGENIKEATWESVSSMLQVGGTVIGSARCKEFRTHEGRLKAAHNLVQYGITNLCVIGGDGSLTGANLFREEWSGLLSELVGQGLIEDEAVQKNSALHIVGMVGSIDNDFCGTDMTIGTDSALHRIIEVVDAIMTTAQSHQRTFVLEVMGRHCGYLALVSALACGADWVLIPEMPPEDGWEDKMCQKLSATRSRGTRLNIIIVAEGALDRHGNSITSSYVKELVVKCLGFDTRVTILGHVQRGGTPSAFDRILASRMGVEAVFALLETTANTPACVVSLCGNQSVRLPLMECVQMTQEVQKAMDEKRFEEAVKLRGRSFENNLKTYKLLAHRKPESELPVSNFNVAVLNVGAPAAGMNAAVRSAVRVGISEGHKMFAVSDGFEGLSKGQIREIKWADVGGWTGQGGSLLGTKRTLPAKHVDKIAEQMRKNNINALLIIGGFEAFLSLLELLTARGKYDEFCVPMVMVPATVSNNVPGSDLSIGADTALNAITTTCDRIKQSASGTKRRVFIIETMGGYCGYLASVGGLAAGADAAYIYEEPFDIRDLQANVEHLTEKMKTSIQRGLVLRNENSNENYTTDFIYQLYSEEGKGVFDCRKNVLGHMQQGGAPSPFDRNFGTKISAKAMQWITKKLVETFRQDEGRVFANTEDTCCLLGMRRRALVFQPVVQLKGDTDFVHRIPKEQWWLKLRPLMKILAKYKTSYDVSDSGQLEHVVRNRPKESDASGAM, encoded by the exons ATGGCGCAGCCGGACACCAAGAAGATCTTCTTCGAGAACCTGTCGGGCGCGGGCAAAGCCATCGCGGTGCTGACGAGCGGAGGAGATGCTCAAG GGATGAATGCTGCCGTTCGTGCTGTCGTGCGAATGGGGTTATACGTGGGTGCaaaagtttatttcattcatgaG GGATATCAGGGTATGGTGGACGGTGGGGAGAACATAAAGGAAGCCACATGGGAAAGTGTTTCCAGCATGCTACAAGTG GGTGGGACAGTTATTGGCAGCGCCCGCTGCAAAGAGTTCCGCACTCATGAGGGACGCCTGAAGGCTGCTCACAACCTGGTGCAGTACGGCATCACCAACCTCTGTGTGATCGGCGGAGATGGCAGTTTGACCGGAGCCAACCTCTTCAGGGAGGAATGGAGTGGACTGCTGTCGGAGCTGGTCGGCCAAG GTCTGATCGAGGACGAAGCTGTTCAGAAGAACTCCGCCCTCCACATCGTGGGGATGGTCGGCTCCATCGATAACGACTTCTGCGGCACTGACATGACGATCGGCACAGACTCGGCTTTGCACAGAATCATAGAGGTGGTGGACGCAATCATGACAACCGCACAGAG TCACCAGAGGACATTTGTGTTGGAGGTCATGGGCAGACACTGTGG CTACCTGGCCTTAGTGAGCGCCCTCGCTTGTGGGGCAGACTGGGTGTTGATCCCGGAGATGCCCCCAGAGGACGGCTGGGAGGACAAGATGTGTCAGAAACTGTCTGCG ACCCGTTCCAGAGGCACAAGGCTGAACATAATCATAGTTGCAGAGGGAGCCCTAGACAGACACGGGAATTCTATAACCTCTAGTTATGTCAAGGAA CTTGTCGTCAAATGTTTGGGCTTCGACACGCGGGTGACAATTCTGGGTCACGTGCAGAGAGGAGGGACCCCATCTGCTTTTGACCGCATCCTG GCCAGTCGTATGGGTGTGGAGGCTGTTTTTGCCCTGCTAGAGACCACAGCCAACACGCCAGCCTGTGTGGTGTCTCTGTGCGGGAACCAATCGGTGCGTTTGCCTCTGATGGAGTGTGTGCAGATG ACTCAGGAGGTCCAGAAGGCCATGGACGAGAAGCGGTTTGAGGAGGCTGTCAAGCTTCGGGGCAG GAGTTTTGAAAACAACTTGAAGACGTACAAACTTCTGGCTCATCGTAAACCAGAATCTGAACTGCCAGTT AGCAACTTCAATGTGGCAGTGCTGAATGTCGGTGCCCCTGCGGCGGGCATGAATGCTGCGGTGCGTTCGGCTGTCAGGGTGGGCATCTCTGAGGGGCACAAGATGTTCGCCGTCAGCGATGGGTTCGAAGGATTATCTAAGGGACAG ATCAGGGAGATTAAATGGGCTGATGTTGGAGGATGGACGGGACAGGGTGGATCTCTACTGGGAACCAAAAG AACTCTCCCTGCAAAGCATGTTGACAAAATTGCTGAGCAGATGAGAAAGAACAACATTAATGCATTGCTCATAATTGGTGGATTCGAG GCCTTCCTGTCACTGCTGGAATTGTTAACGGCGCGCGGGAAATATGACGAGTTCTGTGTGCCCATGGTCATGGTCCCAGCCACAGTCTCCAACAATGTGCCGGGCTCAGACCTCAGCATTGGCGCTGACACGGCTCTGAACGCCATCACTACT ACTTGTGACCGCATCAAGCAGTCGGCCAGTGGGACCAAGAGACGCGTGTTCATCATTGAGACCATGGGAGGCTACTGTGGCTACCTGGCCAGTGTCGGAGGCCTGGCTGCTGGAGCAGACGCTGCCTACATCTATGAGGAGCCATTTGACATCAGAGACCTGCAG GCCAATGTTGAGCAtctgacagagaaaatgaagacGAGCATTCAAAGAGGACTGGTCCTCAG GAATGAGAACAGTAACGAGAACTACACTACAGACTTCATCTACCAGCTGTATTCTGAAGAAGGGAAGGGAGTGTTTGACTGCAGGAAGAATGTGCTGGGTCACATGCAGCAG GGAGGAGCCCCATCTCCGTTCGACCGTAACTTTGGGACGAAGATCTCGGCCAAGGCGATGCAGTGGATCACCAAGAAGCTGGTTGAGACGTTCAGACAAG ATGAAG GCCGAGTGTTCGCCAACACTGAGGACACCTGCTGTCTGTTGGGGATGCGTCGCAGGGCTCTGGTCTTCCAGCCGGTCGTACAACTCAAGGGCGACACTGACTTTGT CCACAGGATCCCCAAGGAGCAGTGGTGGCTGAAGCTGCGTCCCCTCATGAAGATCTTGGCCAAGTACAAGACGAGCTACGACGTCTCGGACTCCGGTCAGCTGGAGCACGTCGTACGCAACCGTCCCAAAGAGTCGGACGCTTCAGGAGCAATGTGA
- the pfkpa gene encoding ATP-dependent 6-phosphofructokinase, platelet type isoform X1 encodes MAQPDTKKIFFENLSGAGKAIAVLTSGGDAQGMNAAVRAVVRMGLYVGAKVYFIHEGYQGMVDGGENIKEATWESVSSMLQVGGTVIGSARCKEFRTHEGRLKAAHNLVQYGITNLCVIGGDGSLTGANLFREEWSGLLSELVGQGLIEDEAVQKNSALHIVGMVGSIDNDFCGTDMTIGTDSALHRIIEVVDAIMTTAQSHQRTFVLEVMGRHCGYLALVSALACGADWVLIPEMPPEDGWEDKMCQKLSATRSRGTRLNIIIVAEGALDRHGNSITSSYVKELVVKCLGFDTRVTILGHVQRGGTPSAFDRILASRMGVEAVFALLETTANTPACVVSLCGNQSVRLPLMECVQMTQEVQKAMDEKRFEEAVKLRGRSFENNLKTYKLLAHRKPESELPVSNFNVAVLNVGAPAAGMNAAVRSAVRVGISEGHKMFAVSDGFEGLSKGQIREIKWADVGGWTGQGGSLLGTKRTLPAKHVDKIAEQMRKNNINALLIIGGFEAFESLLQLYEARATHEELCIPMCMLPATISNNVPGTDLSIGADTALNAIVETCDRIKQSASGTKRRVFIIETMGGYCGYLASVGGLAAGADAAYIYEEPFDIRDLQANVEHLTEKMKTSIQRGLVLRNENSNENYTTDFIYQLYSEEGKGVFDCRKNVLGHMQQGGAPSPFDRNFGTKISAKAMQWITKKLVETFRQDEGRVFANTEDTCCLLGMRRRALVFQPVVQLKGDTDFVHRIPKEQWWLKLRPLMKILAKYKTSYDVSDSGQLEHVVRNRPKESDASGAM; translated from the exons ATGGCGCAGCCGGACACCAAGAAGATCTTCTTCGAGAACCTGTCGGGCGCGGGCAAAGCCATCGCGGTGCTGACGAGCGGAGGAGATGCTCAAG GGATGAATGCTGCCGTTCGTGCTGTCGTGCGAATGGGGTTATACGTGGGTGCaaaagtttatttcattcatgaG GGATATCAGGGTATGGTGGACGGTGGGGAGAACATAAAGGAAGCCACATGGGAAAGTGTTTCCAGCATGCTACAAGTG GGTGGGACAGTTATTGGCAGCGCCCGCTGCAAAGAGTTCCGCACTCATGAGGGACGCCTGAAGGCTGCTCACAACCTGGTGCAGTACGGCATCACCAACCTCTGTGTGATCGGCGGAGATGGCAGTTTGACCGGAGCCAACCTCTTCAGGGAGGAATGGAGTGGACTGCTGTCGGAGCTGGTCGGCCAAG GTCTGATCGAGGACGAAGCTGTTCAGAAGAACTCCGCCCTCCACATCGTGGGGATGGTCGGCTCCATCGATAACGACTTCTGCGGCACTGACATGACGATCGGCACAGACTCGGCTTTGCACAGAATCATAGAGGTGGTGGACGCAATCATGACAACCGCACAGAG TCACCAGAGGACATTTGTGTTGGAGGTCATGGGCAGACACTGTGG CTACCTGGCCTTAGTGAGCGCCCTCGCTTGTGGGGCAGACTGGGTGTTGATCCCGGAGATGCCCCCAGAGGACGGCTGGGAGGACAAGATGTGTCAGAAACTGTCTGCG ACCCGTTCCAGAGGCACAAGGCTGAACATAATCATAGTTGCAGAGGGAGCCCTAGACAGACACGGGAATTCTATAACCTCTAGTTATGTCAAGGAA CTTGTCGTCAAATGTTTGGGCTTCGACACGCGGGTGACAATTCTGGGTCACGTGCAGAGAGGAGGGACCCCATCTGCTTTTGACCGCATCCTG GCCAGTCGTATGGGTGTGGAGGCTGTTTTTGCCCTGCTAGAGACCACAGCCAACACGCCAGCCTGTGTGGTGTCTCTGTGCGGGAACCAATCGGTGCGTTTGCCTCTGATGGAGTGTGTGCAGATG ACTCAGGAGGTCCAGAAGGCCATGGACGAGAAGCGGTTTGAGGAGGCTGTCAAGCTTCGGGGCAG GAGTTTTGAAAACAACTTGAAGACGTACAAACTTCTGGCTCATCGTAAACCAGAATCTGAACTGCCAGTT AGCAACTTCAATGTGGCAGTGCTGAATGTCGGTGCCCCTGCGGCGGGCATGAATGCTGCGGTGCGTTCGGCTGTCAGGGTGGGCATCTCTGAGGGGCACAAGATGTTCGCCGTCAGCGATGGGTTCGAAGGATTATCTAAGGGACAG ATCAGGGAGATTAAATGGGCTGATGTTGGAGGATGGACGGGACAGGGTGGATCTCTACTGGGAACCAAAAG AACTCTCCCTGCAAAGCATGTTGACAAAATTGCTGAGCAGATGAGAAAGAACAACATTAATGCATTGCTCATAATTGGTGGATTCGAG GCGTTTGagagtctgctgcagctgtatGAGGCTCGTGCTACCCATGAGGAGTTATGCATCCCGATGTGTATGCTGCCCGCCACCATAAGTAACAATGTACCGGGCACAGATCTAAGTATCGGGGCAGACACGGCCCTCAATGCCATCGTGGAG ACTTGTGACCGCATCAAGCAGTCGGCCAGTGGGACCAAGAGACGCGTGTTCATCATTGAGACCATGGGAGGCTACTGTGGCTACCTGGCCAGTGTCGGAGGCCTGGCTGCTGGAGCAGACGCTGCCTACATCTATGAGGAGCCATTTGACATCAGAGACCTGCAG GCCAATGTTGAGCAtctgacagagaaaatgaagacGAGCATTCAAAGAGGACTGGTCCTCAG GAATGAGAACAGTAACGAGAACTACACTACAGACTTCATCTACCAGCTGTATTCTGAAGAAGGGAAGGGAGTGTTTGACTGCAGGAAGAATGTGCTGGGTCACATGCAGCAG GGAGGAGCCCCATCTCCGTTCGACCGTAACTTTGGGACGAAGATCTCGGCCAAGGCGATGCAGTGGATCACCAAGAAGCTGGTTGAGACGTTCAGACAAG ATGAAG GCCGAGTGTTCGCCAACACTGAGGACACCTGCTGTCTGTTGGGGATGCGTCGCAGGGCTCTGGTCTTCCAGCCGGTCGTACAACTCAAGGGCGACACTGACTTTGT CCACAGGATCCCCAAGGAGCAGTGGTGGCTGAAGCTGCGTCCCCTCATGAAGATCTTGGCCAAGTACAAGACGAGCTACGACGTCTCGGACTCCGGTCAGCTGGAGCACGTCGTACGCAACCGTCCCAAAGAGTCGGACGCTTCAGGAGCAATGTGA